The Pseudomonadota bacterium nucleotide sequence TGCTATAAAAAGAGCCACGGTTATTATATGTTTTCTCTTAAACATTGTCTTTTTCATTGCTTCATACTTCCATAAAGGGCTTGCAGCTCACACCTATTTTAACCCACCGTGAGTAGCGCGAACTGAAGTATTACTTGTTGTTAATTTTATCAACCCACTGATAAATAGCATCGCGGTATTTATATCCAATGGCCATAAAGACAATACAAATGACCGTTATAATTATAAAGGGCCCATACGCTTTATCATAAAGGGATGCTCCCTGAAAACTTAGCATCAAAGTTCCGGGCATGCGCCCTATAGTGGCAAGAAGAATAAATACTTTAATCGGAAGAGCACTCATGCCAAGAAACAGGCAAAGATAATCTTTGGGAAAACCGGGAAAAACAAATAGCACAAAAAGCACTAGAACCCCCTGGTGCTTAATACTTGAGTCAAATTTATTCAGATAATTTATAGGAATTATTTTTCTGATAAAGCGCTTGCCTAAAAAACGGCCAATAAGAAAATTTATCCACGAACCAAAAGCAAGCCCTATGCTTGAATAAATAAACCCCTGTAAAGCGCCAAAAAGATATCCGCCTATAAAGCCTGTTGCTTCTCCGGGAACAGGAGCAAAAATAACCTGAAGGATCTGGATAGCTATAAAAGCAATAGGGGCAAGGATTCCAAACGATGTAATAAATGTTTTAATCTGTTCCCTGTCGGATAATAGGTTCCAATAAAAAAGAGTCAAAGTCCATAAGGGAGTCCTGAAAATATATATTACAACTGCAACAGCAATAATACAGATGCCGAAAAGAATTTTAAATTTATGAGAACGAAGATTTTCCATAGATAAAAACAGTTTTTATTCTTATACTGTTTTTTGCTGGGCTTTGACCAAAGCTGCAACAGCAGGCAAGGTCTTGCCTTCAAGCAACTCAAGAAAAGCACCGCCTCCTGTTGAAATAAAAGTTATACTGCCTGCTTTACCTGCTTTATGGACAGCCGAATCAGTATCTCCTCCGCCAACTATGGTTAATGCTTTAGAATTTGCCAGATCATTTGCCATAGACATTGTTCCTTTGGCAAAAGCTTCCATTTCAAATGCTCCGAGAGGGCCATTCCAGATTATTGTTTCTGCATCCTTTAAAGCTTTTGAAAAAAGCAGAGATGACTCAGGCCCTATATCAAGCATCATCCACTTTGCCGGTATTTTGGCTACAGGCACAATTTTTGTTGCTGCATCGGG carries:
- a CDS encoding VTT domain-containing protein; this translates as MENLRSHKFKILFGICIIAVAVVIYIFRTPLWTLTLFYWNLLSDREQIKTFITSFGILAPIAFIAIQILQVIFAPVPGEATGFIGGYLFGALQGFIYSSIGLAFGSWINFLIGRFLGKRFIRKIIPINYLNKFDSSIKHQGVLVLFVLFVFPGFPKDYLCLFLGMSALPIKVFILLATIGRMPGTLMLSFQGASLYDKAYGPFIIITVICIVFMAIGYKYRDAIYQWVDKINNK